One Ignavibacteria bacterium genomic window carries:
- a CDS encoding class I SAM-dependent methyltransferase yields MICKICSKKSSYFGQAEILSKYSIKYYKCPDCGFIQTEEPYWLEEAYHSTINRTDVGYVYRNVLLSKVVKKIIFYFYSKTGKFLDYGGGYGLFVRLMRDIGYDFYWDDAYCENIFSKDFELKDVKEKKFELVTAFELCEHLVNPLEDFEKILKFSRNIFISTEVYPKTNPNLNEWWYFGLEHGQHVSIYSKETFEYLAKKYNLNFYTNGKNLHLLSSKKINSLFFKYISLYYIYISLRPFSSVKTLVNKDFDLVLNRIKSGN; encoded by the coding sequence ATGATTTGTAAAATATGTTCTAAAAAATCCTCTTATTTCGGACAAGCAGAAATATTAAGTAAATATTCAATAAAATATTACAAATGTCCGGATTGCGGTTTTATTCAAACCGAGGAGCCGTATTGGCTTGAAGAAGCATATCACAGCACCATTAACAGAACTGATGTCGGTTACGTATACAGAAATGTACTCCTTTCAAAAGTTGTAAAAAAAATTATTTTCTATTTTTACAGCAAAACGGGAAAGTTTCTGGATTATGGCGGCGGGTATGGTTTGTTTGTCCGCTTAATGCGGGATATAGGATATGATTTTTACTGGGATGATGCTTACTGCGAAAATATTTTTTCTAAAGATTTTGAGTTGAAGGATGTAAAAGAAAAAAAATTTGAACTTGTAACTGCGTTTGAGCTTTGCGAGCACCTTGTAAATCCTCTTGAGGATTTTGAAAAAATATTAAAGTTTTCCCGAAACATTTTCATCAGCACGGAGGTATACCCAAAGACAAACCCCAATCTGAACGAATGGTGGTATTTCGGTCTTGAACACGGGCAGCATGTTTCGATTTATTCAAAAGAAACTTTTGAGTATCTTGCAAAAAAATATAACCTTAATTTTTATACCAACGGAAAAAATCTTCACCTCTTAAGTTCCAAAAAAATCAATTCATTGTTTTTTAAGTACATCAGTTTGTATTATATTTATATTTCACTGAGACCTTTTTCTTCGGTTAAAACATTAGTGAATAAAGATTTCGATTTGGTTTTAAATAGAATTAAATCCGGGAATTAA
- a CDS encoding YCF48-related protein — MNIITKFSVFFIAFFVFSANAFAGWTNQPSGTASSLQSIFMLDANTGYACGTGGSLRKTTNGGTTWTGITTGTTDSLNSVYFLNANTGYIVGANGLLRKTTNGGTNFTTIPTGGTISLKYIFMVSTDIGYIVGNSGKILKTTNSGANWINLTTGTTFNLTSAYFINSTIGAITSSNGFIYTTTNGGFDWLSFSAGSNANFTCVRLNTTLKMIAGIQNPIVPGGNIATTTNGGANWQITDLGNTRGIRTIAFPSVGTGYMFGDGGNFYKTIDTGRTWINMTQGTATYNSSSFINTNTGWIVGTTGTILKTTDGGLSAPAAPTNLVGFQSAPRKVFLSWFDNATNEQGYRVERGLSMADFQIIATLPPNSVVYVDSTVGNATYFYRVNAFLLNQNSPYSNVVMVGVVGNEGNATNVPDKFNLYQNYPNPFNPATKIKFDIAQATRVTMKLYNVLGKEVRSLVNNTAYNPGSYEITVDFSKLESGIYFYKIITPSYTEIKKMTYIK; from the coding sequence ATGAATATAATTACAAAATTTTCAGTATTTTTTATTGCATTTTTTGTGTTTTCAGCAAACGCATTTGCCGGATGGACAAATCAACCAAGTGGAACTGCTTCAAGCTTGCAATCAATATTTATGCTTGATGCAAATACCGGTTACGCTTGCGGAACAGGCGGTTCATTGCGTAAAACCACAAACGGTGGAACTACCTGGACCGGAATCACAACGGGAACAACAGACAGTCTTAACTCCGTTTATTTTCTTAATGCTAATACCGGTTACATTGTCGGTGCAAATGGTTTGTTAAGAAAAACTACAAACGGTGGAACAAACTTCACGACAATTCCTACAGGAGGAACTATATCCCTTAAATATATCTTTATGGTTAGCACCGACATAGGTTACATTGTCGGAAATAGCGGTAAGATTTTAAAAACAACAAACTCAGGCGCTAACTGGATTAACTTAACTACAGGTACTACTTTTAATCTTACATCAGCATATTTTATAAATTCAACGATTGGTGCCATTACTTCTTCAAATGGTTTTATATACACAACTACAAATGGTGGTTTTGATTGGTTGAGTTTTTCAGCAGGCAGCAATGCGAATTTTACCTGCGTAAGGTTAAATACTACATTAAAAATGATTGCAGGTATTCAAAACCCAATTGTCCCGGGAGGCAATATTGCAACAACAACTAACGGCGGCGCGAATTGGCAAATAACGGACTTAGGCAATACACGCGGAATCAGGACTATAGCTTTCCCATCTGTGGGAACCGGATATATGTTTGGTGATGGTGGAAATTTCTATAAAACAATTGATACCGGCCGTACCTGGATTAATATGACTCAGGGAACAGCTACTTATAATTCTTCTTCGTTTATTAACACAAACACCGGTTGGATTGTTGGAACAACAGGTACAATTTTAAAAACTACCGACGGCGGACTTTCAGCACCTGCAGCGCCTACAAACTTGGTAGGATTCCAATCTGCCCCAAGAAAAGTTTTTCTTTCCTGGTTTGATAATGCAACTAATGAACAGGGTTATAGAGTTGAACGCGGATTAAGCATGGCTGATTTTCAGATAATAGCTACGCTTCCTCCTAATAGTGTAGTTTATGTTGATTCAACAGTGGGCAATGCAACATATTTTTATCGCGTGAATGCTTTCCTTCTGAATCAAAATTCCCCGTATTCAAATGTAGTTATGGTTGGAGTTGTCGGAAATGAGGGCAATGCAACTAATGTTCCGGATAAATTTAATCTTTACCAAAATTACCCGAATCCGTTTAATCCTGCAACAAAAATTAAATTTGACATCGCACAAGCCACCCGTGTTACAATGAAGCTTTATAATGTTCTTGGAAAGGAAGTGCGTTCGCTCGTAAACAACACAGCTTATAATCCGGGTTCTTACGAAATTACAGTTGATTTCAGCAAACTGGAAAGCGGAATTTATTTTTACAAAATAATCACTCCTTCATATACCGAAATCAAAAAAATGACTTATATTAAGTAA
- a CDS encoding polysaccharide biosynthesis C-terminal domain-containing protein — MGIVLKQTVKNTVISYAGLIIGYINIIILYPTYFSLAEFGLISLLMSVSFVYSQLSAFGLVNTIIKFFPHFRNEDKTHEGFAVWMIALMSVGFVLITALYLVFKPLIDEAFIENSPIFLEYYYWIIPLSLFTLLFNVFESFARAIHQTVLSAFLRDVVFRLLTTAGIIAVAFGWLTFDQFVVYFVLIHAVIFVVLYLQIIISKEYRFFSFINKIERTKLRRIINYGFFTLLSISSYYIALNLDRIMLGSMVGLDIVGIYQIYIFVGTVIVFPYRALGRIAVPLISDSWKNNDLPKIDTMYKKTSLMLLIISVILYIGIIVNENNLLLLLKKPEFAGTFGIFIVIGLSFVIDATGGINSDILATSDKYRVDTVFNIIFLAINVILNFVFIPIYGGVGAALATTLSYLIFNVMKWLYIKIRFKMQPFGLKHLIVLLIAGAALLIGIYLPVIGNVWIDILYRSCLVGGFYFGTILLLKISEDVNEKFIKVLRRFGFAR; from the coding sequence TTGGGAATAGTTCTAAAGCAAACAGTTAAAAATACAGTCATATCTTATGCAGGATTAATCATAGGATATATAAATATAATAATTTTATATCCTACTTATTTTTCTCTTGCTGAGTTCGGATTAATTTCTCTTCTGATGAGTGTTTCATTTGTATATTCCCAGCTTTCTGCATTCGGTCTTGTAAATACGATTATAAAATTCTTCCCTCATTTTAGAAATGAAGATAAAACACATGAAGGATTTGCGGTATGGATGATTGCGCTTATGTCAGTTGGATTTGTTTTGATTACCGCGCTTTATCTTGTTTTTAAACCGCTGATTGATGAAGCGTTTATCGAAAATTCACCGATTTTTCTTGAGTATTATTATTGGATAATTCCTCTTTCTTTATTTACATTGCTGTTCAATGTCTTCGAAAGCTTTGCGAGGGCAATTCATCAGACTGTTCTCTCAGCTTTTTTACGTGATGTTGTTTTCCGATTGTTGACAACTGCGGGAATAATTGCAGTTGCATTCGGCTGGCTTACATTCGACCAGTTCGTAGTTTACTTTGTTTTGATTCATGCCGTCATATTTGTTGTTTTATATCTGCAAATAATTATTTCAAAAGAATACAGATTCTTTTCTTTTATAAACAAAATCGAGAGAACAAAACTTAGAAGAATTATAAATTACGGGTTCTTCACACTTCTTTCCATTTCATCATATTATATTGCACTTAATCTTGACAGAATAATGCTTGGTTCGATGGTTGGTCTTGATATAGTCGGTATTTATCAGATTTATATTTTTGTGGGAACTGTGATTGTCTTTCCATACCGTGCGCTTGGACGAATTGCAGTGCCGTTAATTTCGGATAGCTGGAAGAATAACGACCTGCCGAAAATTGACACCATGTATAAAAAAACTTCTCTGATGCTTTTAATAATTTCGGTTATTCTTTATATCGGAATTATTGTAAACGAAAATAATTTATTGCTTCTGCTTAAAAAACCGGAGTTTGCAGGAACATTTGGAATTTTTATAGTCATAGGTTTATCATTTGTAATTGATGCTACAGGAGGAATAAACTCCGACATACTTGCTACTTCCGATAAATACCGTGTAGATACCGTTTTCAACATAATTTTTCTGGCAATAAACGTGATTTTAAATTTTGTTTTTATACCTATATATGGCGGGGTCGGCGCAGCGCTTGCAACAACATTATCATATTTAATTTTCAATGTGATGAAATGGCTTTACATAAAAATAAGATTCAAGATGCAGCCATTCGGATTGAAACATTTAATTGTTTTGCTGATTGCCGGCGCAGCACTATTAATCGGTATTTATTTGCCTGTAATCGGTAATGTATGGATAGATATTTTATACAGGAGCTGTTTGGTCGGAGGATTTTATTTCGGTACTATACTTTTGTTAAAAATTTCTGAAGATGTAAATGAAAAATTCATAAAAGTTTTAAGAAGGTTCGGTTTCGCAAGATGA